One segment of Setaria viridis chromosome 4, Setaria_viridis_v4.0, whole genome shotgun sequence DNA contains the following:
- the LOC117854100 gene encoding uncharacterized protein: MAENRNLAPTWATTAGLGFLTLNSGLAIYRAKGDPASIFFVLGSYLTLLLLFGYLRAYERAPHVSPARERARRAVWPLTTLLTAAFSSPRAGAAGAGHPMERQVAALMMAAFGAMACDSALAVHDARGGDVVSAAAVLVAYAALLALTFRFLRAFAGRARGVGHGQDDEGRGVTAVDAVRLD, encoded by the coding sequence atggcggagAATCGCAACCTCGCGCCGACCTGGGCCACCACGGCCGGCCTCGGCTTCCTCACGCTCAACTCCGGCCTTGCCATCTACCGCGCCAAAGGTGACCCCGCCTCGATCTTTTTTGTCTTAGGCTCGTACCTCACCCTGCTCCTGCTCTTCGGCTACCTCCGCGCCTACGAGCGCGCACCCCACGTTTCCCCGGCCAGGGAGCGGGCGAGGCGCGCCGTGTGGCCGCTCACCACGCTGCTCACGGCGGCGTTCTCATCTCCACGAGCTGGAGCTGCTGGAGCTGGACATCCCATGGAGCGGCAAGTCGCGGCGCTAATGATGGCAGCCTTCGGCGCCATGGCCTGCGACTCGGCGCTCGCCGTCCACGacgcccgcggcggcgacgtggtcTCCGCGGCGGCCGTGCTCGTCGCGTACGCCGCGCTCCTGGCGCTGACCTTCCGCTTCCTCCGTGCGTTCGCAGGCCGTGCGCGCGGGGTCGGGCACGGACAGGACGATGAAGGCCGCGGTGTGACCGCTGTCGACGCTGTTCGTCTGGACTAG
- the LOC117854099 gene encoding uncharacterized protein: MFAGYINGEVIHLTRPATWDFPLPFGHFPLVCCPQTTRIKHLCAAMAENRNLAPTWVTMAGFGFLTLNSGLAIYSARGDPASVLFVVGSYLALLLLFRCLRAYERAPPGSPERERARRAVWPLTTLLTAAFSSPRAGAGHPMERQVAALMMAAFGAMACDSALAVHDARGGDVVSAAAVLVAYAALLALTFRFLRAFAARARGVGHGQDDEGRGVTAVDAVRLD, translated from the coding sequence ATGTTTGCCGGCTATATAAACGGCGAGGTGATCCACTTGACCCGACCGGCGACTTGGGATTTCCCTCTCCCATTTGGCCATTTTCCACTAGTCTGCTGCCCCCAAACCACACGCATAAAGCACCtctgcgctgccatggcggaaAATCGCAACCTCGCGCCGACCTGGGTCACCATGGCCGGCTTCGGCTTCCTCACGCTCAACTCCGGCCTCGCCATCTACAGCGCCAGGGGCGaccccgcctccgtcctcttcgtcgtcggctcgtacctcgccctgctcctcctcttccgctGCCTCCGCGCCTACGAGCGTGCGCCGCCCGGGTCCCCGGAGAGGGAGCGGGCGAGGCGCGCCGTGTGGCCGCTCACCACGCTGCTCACGGCGGCGTTCTCATCTCCACGAGCTGGAGCTGGACATCCCATGGAGCGGCAAGTCGCGGCGCTAATGATGGCAGCCTTCGGCGCCATGGCCTGCGACTCGGCGCTCGCCGTCCACGacgcccgcggcggcgacgtggtcTCCGCGGCGGCCGTACTCGTCGCGTACGCCGCGCTCCTGGCGCTGACCTTCCGCTTCCTCCGTGCGTTCGCAGCCCGTGCGCGCGGGGTCGGGCACGGACAGGACGATGAAGGCCGCGGTGTTACCGCTGTCGACGCTGTTCGCCTGGACTAG
- the LOC117852612 gene encoding uncharacterized protein, giving the protein MATTAPLLSHQRARPGRHLRLLPTPPLAFPLHAPARLRPLLRLRRAPPPCGAKFGKFDASDAPAEAEAAEAVADAEVAQAQPAEEEDSCLPSDLEGAIRQSGKASADFVNSGGLRAIAELLIPQLEFLNEEGAQAELWALSKIFLDTLVQETGQKVTAIFPDAGAAALLKYQWKDAEFKCASLSDRKPVGPEDEVAVMIIPDHQMLESVERIASQLSDDPIRPLVMWNPRLVSGDVGVGFNVRNLRRNFLSTFTTVYSMRPLPTGAVFRCYPGKWKVFYDDPSRPNRYLLARELTSKPDATDIERIFGGADEQSEESPSLMNNVMGVFSSVSRFMRVISR; this is encoded by the exons ATGGCGACCACGGCGCCGCTGCTCTCGCACCAGCGCGCCCGCCctggccgccacctccgcctcctcccgacCCCGCCTCTCGCCTTTCCACTCCACGCGCCGGCGAGGCTGCGGCCGCTgctgcgcctccgccgcgcgccgcccccgtGTGGGGCCAAGTTCGGCAAGTTCGACGCCTCCGACGCCCcagcggaggccgaggcggcggaaGCTGTGGCGGACGCGGAGGTAGCGCAGGCGcagccggcggaggaggaggacag CTGCTTGCCGTCGGATTTGGAGGGCGCGATTCGGCAGTCGGGGAAGGCGAGCGCCGATTTCGTCAATTCAGGAGGCCTGCGAGCTATC GCAGAGCTGCTGATCCCTCAGTTGGAATTCCTCAACGAGGAAGGAGCACAAGCTGAGCTCTGGGCGTTATCGAAAATTTTCCTGGACACACTTGTACAAGAGACAGGACAG AAAGTTACTGCCATTTTTCCCGATGCTGGAGCAGCTGCCCTTCTCAAGTATCAGTGGAAAGATGCAGAATTCAAGTGTGCCAG CTTAAGTGACAGGAAGCCAGTTGGTCCTGAGGATGAGGTTgctgttatgattattcctgatcatcagATGCTGGAATCTGTTGAGCGCATCGCATCTCAACTCTCGGATGATCCT ataaGACCCCTTGTCATGTGGAACCCACGACTTGTTAGTGGAGATGTTGGAGTAGGCTTTAATGTTCGGAATTTACGCAGAAATTTCTTAAG TACTTTTACCACTGTTTACTCAATGAGGCCATTGCCAACTGGTGCAGTCTTTAGATGCTATCCTGG AAAGTGGAAAGTATTTTATGATGATCCAAGCAGACCAAATAGGTATTTGCTTGCCAGAGAACTCACAAGTAAACCTGATGCCACAGATATTGAG AGGATATTTGGAGGTGCCGACGAGCAATCTGAGGAGTCACCGTCGTTGAT
- the LOC117854102 gene encoding uncharacterized protein — protein MDHHGDGVSLLTKLGVGALTCNSVFAAYRSRGDPGTLAFVLAAYAALLLLLHSLRRFERAPPADRGRAKAEVWALSTLLTVMFASRVAPLMPPTVGVAVWAMAAATAGGGFWAFFLSHR, from the coding sequence ATGGATCACCATGGCGATGGCGTTTCCCTCCTCACCAAGCTCGGCGTGGGCGCCCTCACCTGCAACTCCGTCTTCGCCGCCTACAGGTCGCGCGGCGACCCGGGCACCCTCGCGTTCGTGCTCGCCGCCtacgcggcgctgctgctgctcctgcatTCCCTGCGCAGGTTCgagcgcgcgccgcccgcggacAGGGGCAGGGCCAAGGCGGAGGTCTGGGCGCTCTCGACGCTGCTCACCGTGATGTTCGCGTCGCGCGTGGCGCCGCTCATGCCGCCCACCGTCGGGGTAGCCGTCTGGGCCATGGCGGccgcgacggccggcggcgggttcTGGGCGTTCTTTCTTAGTCACCGATGA
- the LOC117852613 gene encoding uncharacterized protein, whose amino-acid sequence MALASGTSSTLLGRPAGTARPHLAVSSSAASSIRFPRRGGRAVSLRISSPPAAAASGSIAPAISLTEKALKHMNKMRAERNEDLCLRIGVRQGGCSGMSYTMEFENRANASPDDSIVEYDGFAIVCDPKSLLFMFGMELDYSDSLIGGGFSFQNPNATKTCGCGKSFATSKETESAATACNN is encoded by the exons ATGGCCCTCGCTTCCGGCACGTCCAGCACCCTCCTCGGCCGGCCCGCCGGCACCGCTCGGCCCCACCTCGCCGTatcgtcctccgccgcctcatCGATCCGgttcccccgccgcggcggcagggCCGTCTCGCTCCGCATCTCCTCCCCTCCAG CCGCCGCAGCATCTGGTAGCATCGCTCCAGCTATTTCGTTGACCGAAAAGGCCTTGAAACATATGAACAAAATGAGGGCTGAACGGAATGAAGATCTGTGTTTGAGAATTGGAGTGAGACAGGGCGGCTGCTCTGGCATGTCTTACACCATGGAGTTTGAAAATCGAGCAAATGCCAGCCCTGACGATTCCATTGTAGAATATGATGGTTTTGCAATAG TATGTGATCCAAAGAGCCTTCTCTTCATGTTCGGAATGGAGCTGGACTACAGCGACTCACTCATTGGCGGTGGCTTCTCCTTCCAGAATCCAAATGCGACAAAAACATGTGGGTGTGGCAAATCTTTTGCGACCAGCAAAGAAACTGAGAGCGCAGCGACTGCTTGCAACAATTAA
- the LOC117854103 gene encoding uncharacterized protein: MDGQQGSAALTVIASAVLACNSGLAIYNSWGDAASVAFVLVADAALLLLFLCLRELERAARGRGRSRIKGAVWALSTLLTAMFASRVAPLVGAAVWLMAVATAAGGFWALFLN, from the coding sequence ATGGACGGGCAGCAGGGTTCGGCGGCGCTAACGGTGATAGCCTCCGCCGTGCTGGCGTGCAACTCGGGGCTCGCCATCTACAACTCCTGGGGCGACGCGGCCTCCGTGGCGTTCGtgctcgtcgccgacgccgcgctcCTGCTGCTCTTCCTCTGCCTCCGCGAGCTCGAGCGCGCGGCCCGTGGCAGGGGCAGGAGCAGGATCAAGGGAGCCGTGTGGGCGCTGTCCACGCTGCTCACGGCGATGTTCGCGTCGAGGGTGGCGCCGCTCGTGGGCGCGGCTGTGTGGCTCATGGCcgtcgccacggccgccggggGGTTCTGGGCCTTGTTCCTGAATTGA
- the LOC117854101 gene encoding uncharacterized protein has product MAENRNLAPTWATTAGLGFLTLNSGLAIYRANGDPASILFVLGSYLTLLLLFGYLRAFERAPPGSPARERARRAVWPLTTLLTLGFAWKVAAVMPSPAAAAVVWGLAVATAAGGFFALFVAG; this is encoded by the coding sequence atggcggagAATCGCAACCTCGCGCCGACCTGGGCCACCACGGCCGGCCTCGGCTTCCTCACGCTCAACTCCGGCCTTGCCATCTACCGCGCCAACGGTGACCCCGCCTCGATCTTGTTTGTCTTAGGCTCGTACCTCACCCTGCTCCTGCTCTTCGGCTACCTCCGCGCCTTCGAGCGCGCGCCCCCCGGTTCCCCGGCCAGGGAGCGGGCGAGGCGCGCCGTGTGGCCGCTCACCACGCTGCTCACGCTCGGGTTCGCGTGGAAGGTCGCCGCGGTGATGCcttcgccggccgcggccgccgtcgtctggggtctcgccgtcgccaccgccgccggtggctTCTTCGCCCTCTTCGTCGCCGGCTGA
- the LOC117854098 gene encoding uncharacterized protein, with protein MDGQQCSAALTLIASAVLACNSGLAIYNSWGDAASVAFVLVADATLLLLFLCLRELERAARGGAAGRGRRRIKGAVWALSTLLTAMFASRVAPLVGAAVWLMAVATAAGGFWALFLN; from the coding sequence ATGGACGGGCAGCAGTGTTCGGCGGCGCTAACGTTGATAGCCTCCGCCGTGCTGGCGTGCAACTCGGGGCTCGCCATCTACAACTCCTGGGGCGACGCGGCCTCCGTGGCGTTCGTgctcgtcgccgacgccacGCTCCTGCTGCTCTTCCTCTGCCTCCGCGAGCTCGAGCGCGCGGCCcgtggcggggcggcgggcaggggcagGAGAAGGATCAAGGGAGCCGTGTGGGCGCTGTCCACGCTGCTCACGGCGATGTTCGCGTCGAGGGTGGCGCCGCTCGTGGGCGCGGCTGTGTGGCTCATGGCcgtcgccacggccgccggggGGTTCTGGGCCTTGTTCCTGAATTGA
- the LOC117853072 gene encoding uncharacterized protein, producing MDFHRHGLLTTLGFAALTGNSALAIYRSRDDPGSVAFVAGAYASIALLFHFLRRFERGEGDRGRTKAAVWLLTTLLTAMFASRVAPLMPPPVGSLVYLMAAGTAGAGFWSMFLHQ from the coding sequence ATGGACTTCCACCGCCACGGCTTGCTGACCACGCTCGGCTTCGCCGCGCTGACGGGCAACTCGGCGCTCGCCATCTACAGATCGCGGGACGACCCGGGCTCCGTCGCGTTCGTCGCCGGCGCCTACGCCTCCATCGCGCTGCTCTTCCACTTCCTCCGTAGGTTCGAGCGCGGGGAGGGGGACAGGGGCAGGACCAAGGCCGCCGTCTGGCTCCTGACGACGCTGCTCACGGCCATGTTCGCCTCCAGGGTCGCGCCGCTGATGCCGCCGCCCGTCGGTTCCTTGGTGTACTTGATGGCCGCCGGAACCGCCGGCGCAGGTTTCTGGTCCATGTTTCTCCACCAGTGA